ATAGCTGTTGATCAAAGAGGTCTTTACAATTTCTCATAATGCGGTATAATGATAATGAATATCATTATCATTATACCAAGGAGGGATTACCGTGAAGAAAGTAACAATTATCTATTGGAGCGGTACAGGCAACACGGAAATGATGGCGCAAGCCGTAAAAGAAGGAGCGGAGCAGGGCAATACAGTAAAACTGCTAAGAGTGGAAGACGCGACCCAACAGGATGTGGCGGCAGCGGATGCCGTAGCCTTTGGCTGCCCCTCCATGGGGTCAGAGATGCTGGAAGAAGGGTACATGGAACCATTTGTAGCTTCCTTGCAGGATGTGGATTTTTCCGGTAAGACCGTAGCCTTATTCGGATCCTATGATTGGGGCGACGGGCAGTGGATGCGGGAATGGGCCGACCGTATGAAGGGGTACGGCGCCAATGTAATCGGCGAGGGGCTGACCATACAGCTTACGCCGGATGCAGACGGGCTGCAGGAATGCAAAGCTTTAGGGGCAACACTGGGTAAGTAACCGGCACACTGGCTGAATGGTTATACTAGTGCCGCTTGCGCCACAAACGCCGGGAGAGTGGAAGATATGTCAATTTGGGTAAAGGCGGATTCGCAGCAGGTATATATTAACATAAGCGGTGATGTTTTTACGGAACATATCGAACTTTTACAAAGCAGCCTGCTGGAGCACCTGTATTATGGTTACAGGCGGATTGTTCTCAATATGAACGATGTGAGGAATTTTGACCATAATGGCCTTGCTATGTTGCGCTTTGTTCGCGAGCGGTTTGCCAAATACGGCGGTGTGATCATTTTGGAAGATGCCAAAGGGCATGTTGGCGAATTTTAAAAGAAAATATTATGTTAAAAACAGATGCCTCAAGGCATCTGTTTTTCATTTTAAGGCGCAGAGTGTGTTCTTTACCCGCTTTTGCCTTGACAATATCCTCCCCGGGGGGATATTATGGAGCTGGAGGAGGGATACCTTTTATGCAAAATCATACACATGCTCATCAGAAACAAGTTACAAACAGACTGTCGAGAATTGAAGGACACGTTCGATCAATTAAGCAGATGGCTGCTGAAGGCCGTGACTGCCCTGAAATATTACTTCAGATTGCAGCGGCTCGAAAAGCTCTAGACAATGCTGCGAAACTCATATTGAAAGATCATCTTGAACACTGTCTTATTCATGCGGTCAATGAGGGCAAACAAGAAAAGTTTCTTAAAGATTTACAAGAGGCGATTGACCACTATATTAAGTAAATAGGAGGGGGGATAATGAAGGCTTTTCTGATAGTTGCGGCTTTGATGGCTATTCCATCCGTAGCCTTGGCTCACTCTGGTACATTATTTAAGATAGCAGTAAATTATATTCCAATAATATTAGCTGCCGTTCCCATGCTGTTGAAGCTATTTTCCAAGCTGGTTTCAAAAATATATTCTTTTTTCATGGAAGAACATAAATAAAAGTAAAAACAAGACAACCGCGCTCGACAGTAAGCAACACCTATGCTAAAATTTAAAATAGCAACGAAAATGCAAGAAAAGACAAAAAAATAATTTGGTGCAGGTGCCTTTCGGGGCTTAATAGGGAAGACCGGTTAAAGGCCGGCGCGGTCCCGCCACTGTAATGGGGAGCAAAGCCATGATATGCCACTGGAGCGTAAGTTCCGGGAAGGTATGGCAAGAGCCACGATCCAGAGCCAGGAGAACTGCCTGCATGACAATCACCGTTTGACCTGCGACAGACAGGGAGGGAATTTATCGAAATAATCTCGGCTTTTTAATCGGAATATTTCGTAGATAGATTATTCTAAAATGGGACCTCCCCCTGTTGCTGCAGGGAGGGTCTCATTTTTTAATTTCATGGCCGCCGCTTAAATTGACGCAGGACAATTCTGCCGCACTTACTAAGGAGCTGATTATGGGTAAGCAAATCAAAATTTTAATCGTTGACGATAATGCAGATATTCGTGATATTGTTTCTATTTTACTAAGCGATATGAACTATACAGTGCTTAAAGCAGAGGATAGCGCTGCCGCCATGAAGCTGCTGCTGTTAAATCCCAATATCGATCTCATAATTCTCGATATTATGCTGCCGGATCAATCCGGCTTTGATGTGTGCCGGGAAATGCGCCAAAAGACAATGGCACCTATTTTGTTTCTAACCGCAAAAGCCCATATCGCCGATAAGAAATATGGGTTTGATTGTGGTGGAGATGATTATTTATTAAAGCCGTTTTCTTCCATAGAGTTGTCGGCAAGGGTACAGGCGCTGTTGCGCCGCTACGCCGTATATCAGGGGAAAAGCGCGAATCAGGCTAACGAATATATCAAGATACGGGAGCTGCTGGTACATCCGACAGCAGGTGAAGTATCGGTCGCAGGGATTGATATTTTGCTGCGCCACATAGAATATCAATTATTGGTTTTATTGGCCAAGAACCGGGATCAAGTATTTTCTGTTCAAACTATTTACGAAACAATTTGGCAGGAACCATTTATGCCGGCATCCAGTAATACTGTTATGGTGCATATCAAAAATTTACGGCAGAAGATTGAAAAAGATCCGCAGAATCCGAAATATATTGTTACGGTTTGGGGGAAAGGATATAAACTTATTTAAACAATCGGTCTATATGCAGCTGAATGTTAAGTTGATTCTGTGCCTCATGATTTCTTTCTTCGTGTCTGTTTTGCTTTTTCTCTGCTTACAGGCCGGTGCAGGCATATGGATCGAAAAAAGGCTTAGGCAGCCGCAGTTTGTAAAAGAACAGTTGCAAGAGGAGGTATCCCGGCTGCAGGCTTATATTCTGGAAGAGAATGTATCTGTTTTGGATTTTCACAAGTTAAACAAATGGGTGGCCTCAAGGAAGATTACCATGATTTCCATGTATCAGAACGGCAGGCTTATCTATGACTCCAACGCGAGCGGCCTCGGGGCGGAGCCGCCCCCGGGTGATGCGCTCTATCCGCTTCATTTTCATGATGCGGATGTGATGGTCAGTATCACTTCTTTTCTGAAACATCGCTATGAAGATATTGCTACATATATGAATCTGGTAATATTTTTTTTCGTATTTTTATTGATCATGTTATCTTTCGTTCGTCAAAAGACCTTGTATATTCACCGTTTGGATCATGAAATAAAATTGATGCAGGGCGGAAACCTGGATTTCCCCATCACCGTAAAGGGCAATGATGAGCTTGGTTCACTGGCGCGGGATATTGATAACATGCGGCGCTCCCTGCTTCTGCAGAACCAACGGCAGGAGCGCCTGGAAACGGTTAACCGCAATTTTGCCACAGCAATATCTCATGATGTCCGCACCCCGCTTTCCGCTTTAATCGGTTATCTGGAAATTATGATTCAGAAAAAAAATCTCAGTGACGAGCAAAGGCGTCAGTATTTGCATACCTGTCAGGAAAAGGCCTGGCAATTAAAAAAGCTGACTGACAATATGTTTGAGTATCTGGTTACTGCGTCTGATGATGACGCTGCCGGATTGAACACGAATATTGATCATAGTTTGCTGGAGCATCTTATTTATGATGGTGTTCTGCTCCTTGATTTTCATGGTTTTATTACCGAATTTACCAAGCCTGAAAATATACACTATAGTATCAGTTTTCCGATTGACAGCCTGCAACGAATTTTTGACAATATTTTTTCAAATCTTATTAAATATGCTGATCCGGCAAAAGTGGTATCAATTTCCGCCTTTATTGATCATACTTCACTGTATATCAGCTTCAGCAATACTGTCCGCGCTGCTGCCAGTCAGACAGCAAGTACCGGTCTGGGGTTAAAAACCAGTAAAAGCCTGCTGGCGCAAAACGGGGGCAGCCTGGTCATTGCGCAGGATGAAGCTGTATATACCCTGACGATCGAATTGCCCGTCAACTGATTGAACCGGTTGCTGATTGCAATAGTTCTTAAATAATCTGAAATATAGACATCATCCATTGCCTTATGCCAGTCGTAACGCTATATTTAATCAATAGGGGGAGATAAGCATGAAAAAGATTTTATTGTTAAGTTTGGTGCTTATTCTTGTTTTTATTGCGGGATGCGCATCGCCTAAAAATCCAGAAAAGATAATAAAAGACGAGATTACAATTTCCGCGGGAGTGAATTTGGTGGCTGGCGGCTATGACCCGACCGCGGGTTATGGCGTCTGGGCGCCGGATATCTTTCACAGCCATTTGTTGCAGGTGAAAGCGAACAACCAATTGGAAAACGATTTAGCCACATCTTATGAGGTTAGTCCGGATGGCTTAATTTACACGTTTAAAATACGAACCGACGCCAAATTTGCGGACGGGCACCCTCTGACCTCTGATGATGTGGTCTTTACTTTCACGACGGCAAAAAGTAAAGCCTCTGCGGCTGACCTGACTATGCTGGATTCCATTGAAGCATTGGACGAGCATACGGTTGTTTTTCATTTAAAGTATCCCTGGTCGACTTTTGTCTTCCACCTGAGTGAAGTCGGAATTGTGCCTAAGCATGCCTATCATAGCAATTACGGCGATCATCCGGTAGGATCCGGCGCCTGGAAAGTCGTGGAGTTTGCCAAAGAGCAGCAGCTGATTCTCATGCCCAATGAGCACTATTACGGGATAAAGCCGAAGTTTAAAAAAGTAACGATTTTAAAACTGGATGAAGATGCTGCCCTGGCGGCTGCCAAATCGGGGCAGCTGGATTTGGTGCTGATTGAATCTGAGTTTGCCAAGACGGACGTTGCCGGGATGAAGCTTTACAGGATGGCGGCGATGGATGCCTTGACAGTTAATTTGCCTACGATTCCGGAAATGACTGACGCCGCCGGGAAAAAAGCCGGCAATACGGTGACGGGCGATCCTGCCATCCGTAAAGCGCTGAATATCGGGATCGACCGACAAACCATTATCGATAACGCGTTGAGCGGTTTTGGCCAGGTGGCTTACGGCGCGGCGCCGGCGCTTCCCTGGAGCAATGGCGATACGTTTCAGGACAATCGGGTGGAAGAAGCGAAAAAGCTGTTGGAAGCAGCGGGCTGGAAAGACGCTGACGGCGACGGCGTTCGCGAAAAGAACGGGCTCAGGGCGGAATTTGTGATTACCGGCCGCAGCAATGATCAGGCCCGCTATAATACTGTCGTTGCTCTTGCGGAAGATGCGAAAAAGCTGGGGATAAAAATTATACCGAAATCCGCGCCATGGTCAGAATGCCGGGAAGCGAGAAACATACCCACTTGCTGGGTTTTTGGACAGCCCAATCCGATCGAGTTTTACCGCTACTATGATTCTTCTCAAATCGGCAAGGCTGTGATTGGCAATCCCGCATCCTATGCAAACCCGGAAGTTGACGCCGTTGTCAAAAAGGCCTTGACGGCCAAGAACATGGAAGAAGCGAACCGGTATTGGCAGGAAGGCCAGACGCTTGCGCAAAGGGATGTGCCGTATTTGTGGATTGCTCGTCCTGACGTGACTTATCTGATAAGGGAAGGGCTGCAGCTTCCCTCCCTGAAAAAACTGCCGACGCGTGGTCAGGGGATTTCGATCGTTGAAAACATGAACGAATGGTTTTGGGAATAACATCCTGAAATAGGCTGAAAGTGGAGTGAGGTTATGAACAAAGGCTGGAATGTTTTTTGGATGATTGTTCTGGTTTTGCCAATGCTGGTCAGCTGCGGCAGGGTGGAACCAGTACAGAACGAAAAAGAAGAAGTGACGATATCGGTTGGCGATTTAGCGCTTTCGCAAAAATATGATCCCATTGCCGGCTATGGCGTCTGGTTTCCGCCGCTTTTTCACAGCTCGTTGGTGAAAGTCAATCATCACAATCAAATCGAAAGTGATTTGGCCGAAAAATATGAAGTCAGTTCTGACGGGCTGGAATATACTTTTTATCTGCGCAAAGGGGTAAAATTTTCTGACGGCAGCCCTTTGAAAGCTTCCGATATCATTTTTACTTTCCGGAAAGCGCAAGCCACTCCATCCTCCGCTGATACGTCAATGATCGAAAAAACGACGGTCATTGACGACAACACCGTTGTGTTCCGGTTAACCAGGCCATGGTCCATGTTTCCGTACAATGTAAGCGAGATCGGCATTGTCCCGGAAAAAAGCTACGATGAAAACTATATCAAGAATCCCATCGGCAGCGGCCCCTGGAAAATGGTTCATTTCGAAAGGGAACAACAACTCATTATTGAAGCGAATGAGCATTATTATGGTCCTAAGCCCAAGCTGAAAAGAGTGACGATTATTAAGCTGGATGAAGATGCGGCCCTGGCAGCCGCCCAGTCGGGCAAGCTGGATCTGCTGTGGATTAACGCCGAGTATGGCAAGCATAAGGTTGCCGGTATGCGCTTGGCCGAGATACCGACCATTTCCGGCCTGGTATTTAATCTCCCCACAACGCCGGAATATACGGATGAAAAAGGATTTGTCCGCGGAAACCGCGTTACGGCAGATCCGGCAATCCGCAAAGCTTTAAACATCGGCATTGACCGCAAGCGGATTATTGAAAATGCATTCAATGGCTTTGGCACTGTAGCGACCGGATTTTCGCCGAAATTGCCGTGGGCCAACCCGGAGGCGCTTTTCAGTGATAACCGCCGGGAAGAGGCCAACCAAATTTTAGCGGAGGCCGGCTGGCTAGATGCCGACGGTGATGGGATCCGCGAAAAAGACGGTATCAAGGCCGAATTTGTCATTACAGGCCGCAGCAGTGATCTTGAGGTGTATAATCTAGCCGTGGCGGCCGCCGAAGACGCTAAGCAATTAGGCATTCATATTATTGCCAAAAGCGAGGCCAAATCGGAAGCGCTTAAAAATGCTCCCAGAATACCGACAGGCTGGATCATCGGCCGCTACACGCCTTTGGAATTCTATCGCTATTATGAATCCAACCAAATTGGCGCTGCCGGCTATGGCAATCCGGCAGGCTATAGAAATCCGGCTTCCGATGAATATGCGGCAAAAGCGCTGCGGGCGCTTTCCCAAGAGGAAGCGAACCGGAATTGGCGTTTGGCTCAATGGGACGGGAAAAATGGCGTTCTTAACGACTATCCCTACTGGTGGATCGCTTACAGCAGCATGGTTTTTTTTGTCCGCGACGGGTTGGACCTGGGCGAACAAGGCGCTCCCCACCGTACTCAGGGAGCAATGGTGCTGAGTAATTTGCACGAATGGGAGTGGAAGTAGAAAAGAGAAATTCAGTATGCCTGTTCATGAGGATGGGGGAACGGGGATAAGGAGCCCGCAAGCTATCCTCATAAACAGGTTTTATTTTGATAATAGAGCTATGGCGTTTACAGACATTGCGTAGAAAGGAGAATCCGGGTGAATAAAGGGTTGACTGACTATTTGAGCAGTACGCTGGTGAGAATGATTACCCTGCTTATCGCTGTGAGTTTGATTAGTTTCATTCTGGTTGTTTCTTCGCCAATCGATCCTGTTGATGCGTATTTAGGAGACATCAATGTATCGGAAGAGCAAAGGGAGAACATTGCCGAATACTGGGGCCTTAACAAATCGCCGGTTGAGCGTTATATAATCTGGATAGGCCATATTTTTCAGGGAGACATGGGGGAATCGATTACCTACCGTCAGCCGGTACTGAAGATTATCGGCGAGCGCTTTCAGGCGTCTCTTGCGTTGATGGGGCTTGCCTGGGTGCTTTCCGGCGTTTTGGGCTTTGCACTGGGAGTTATCGCCGGGGCGAATAAAGACAGCTGGCTGGACCGGGGCATCAAGACTTTTTGCTTGATTTTGGCATCAACGCCTGTGTTTTGGCTGGGCTTGCTGATGCTGATGGTTTTTGCCATTCAGCTGCAGTGGTTTCCATTGGGGCTGGGGGCCCCGATTGGTAAATTGTCATATGAGATTACCTGGGCAGACCGGCTTTATCATTTGATTTTACCCGCAGTCACTTTGAGCGTTACCGGCGTTGCCGGGATTGCGCTCCACACCCGCCAAAAATTAATCGATGTTCTCAAGAGCGAATATATCCTTTTCGCCAAAGCCCGCGGGGAAAAGCCCCGGGAGATCATTTGGCGCCATGGGCTGCGCAATATCGCCCTGCCGGGCATTACTCTGCAATTTGCATCCATTAGTGAACTGTTTGGCGGTTCGATTTTGGCCGAGAAGGTTTTCTCTTATCCCGGCCTGGGCAATGCGGCGACTGTCGCAGGCTTGAAGGGCGATGTTCCTTTGTTGCTGGGAATTGCATCGTTCAGCATTCTTTTCGTATTTACCGGCAACTTTATGGCCAATGTCATTTATGGAATTGTCGATCCGCAAATCCGGGAAGGAGGCAGTCATGGAAAGTAATACGGCAACAGTGGCGGTTTCTGCCAAATGGGGGATCAATCACCGGCAAAAAGTCCTTTTGGCAATTGCGGCCGGCCTGCTGATTTTGACCGCCATCACCCTCGGGGGCATCCTGATGGACCCGGTTTCTTACGGGCCAAATTACGCATTGAAACGCCTGGCCCCTTCGGGTGAACATCTTTTTGGAACGGATTATTTAGGACGCGATATGTTTTTTCGTACCGTTGCCGGGCTTTCGATGAGCATTCGGATCGGTTTGCTGGCAGCAACAGTCAGCTCGGTCATTGCGCTTGTCCTTGGCAGTTTGTCGGCGGTCTTTGGCGGCAAGGTAGATGCTGTGGTGAATTGGCTGGTCGATCTTTGCATGGGCATTCCGCATATGATTCTGCTGATTTTAATATCGATTTCGCTTGGCGGCGGTGCGGTTGGCGTGATTGCAGGGGTTGCAGTGACGCATTGGCCAGGTTTGACGCGGGTTATCCGGGCCGAAGTCATGCAGGTAAGGTCGGCTCATTATGTACAAGTGGCCCGCAAGATGGGGAAAAGTCCGTGGTATGTGGCCGGCCGCCATATCATTCCGCATGTTTTTCCCCAGTATGCGGTCGGGTTAATTTTGTTGTTTCCCCATGCCATCCTGCATGAGGCGGGAATCACTTTTCTTGGCTACGGCCTGCCGCTGGATGTGCCGGCGGTTGGAATCATTTTATCCGAGTCCATGAAACATCTGGCGACAGGGATGTGGTGGCTGGCTTTTTTCCCTGGTTTGGCTTTGCTGCTGGTTGTGATGCTGTTTGATTTAGTCGGGGATTATTTGAAAGCCTTGATCGACCCCTACAGCGCGCATGAGTAAGGGAGGGACGAAAATGGTTGCAGGGCAAAAGACCGTGCTTTTGGATGTACAGGGACTATCCGTAAGTTTTGAAAGCTACCATGCCTTTTTAGAAAAGCGGGCAAGCCAAGTGATTTCCGATTTAAGCGTGCAGGTTTACGCCGGGGAAATCCTGGCGGTCGTGGGCTCCAGCGGTTCAGGCAAAAGTTTGCTGGCTCACGCCATCATGGGCATTCTCCCGGACAATGCCAGGACCGGCGGGAGCATGGCCTACAAAGGGAAAGAATTGAACCGGGAATACCGGGAAGCGCTGCGTGGCAAAGAGATTGCATTCATTCCCCAATCAGTGGCTTATCTGGATCCCCTGATGCGGGTGGGCGGACAGGTGCGGGGTATTGTCGGAGAAAAACTGCGGGATGCGCAAGAGAAGGCTTTCGCGAAATATCGCCTGGATTTGCAAGCGGCAAATCTTTATCCGTTTCAACTCTCCGGCGGCATGGCGCGCCGGGTTTTGATTTCAACCGCGGTGGTCACCGATGCCGAACTGATTATTGCCGACGAACCGACGCCTGGTCTGGATTTAGCAATTGCCGTTCAGGCGCTGCAGGATTTCAGGGAATTTGCCGACCAGGGTAAAGGCGTTTTGCTGATTACCCATGATATTGATTTGGCCTTGCATGTGGCGGACCGCATTTCTATCTTCCACAGCGGCACGGTGATTGAGACGGCACAGCGGGAAGAATTTTCCGGCGACGGGGAAGGGTTAAAGCATCCTTACAGCCGCGCTCTTTTCCGCGCTCTGCCGCAAAACGGATTTCAATTGCCTTACTGCCCTAAATGCGGCGCAAGTTGCGCCGTTTGGGAAATTTCCCGCACAGAAATGAGGTGTGCCTGTGGCAGCCATGATTGAAGTGAATCATGTAAGCTTTCGTTACGAAACGGCCCCGTGGGTGCTGAAGGACGTGAGCCTGGCCATTGAGGAGGGGGAGCGCGTCGCTTTAGTCGGTCCCAGCGGCTACGGGAAAAGTACGCTGGCCAAAATCATCGCCGGCTATCTTCAGCCGCTGGAAGGGGAAGTTCTCTGGGAGGGCAAGCCGTTGCCCCAATATGGGTATTGCCCGGTGCAACTGGTCTACCAGCATCCGGAAAAAGCGTTGAATCCCCGCTGGAAGATGAAGTTGTCCTTAGCGGAAAGCGGCGTATCTGATCCTAGGATTCTGCAGGAGCTGGGAATACAGCAGCAGTGGTTGGAGCGCTGGCCCAATGAGCTTTCCGGCGGTGAACTGCAACGTTTTTGTGTGGTCCGGGCATTAGGGGAAAAGACCCGCTTTTTAATCGCTGATGAAATGAGTACAATGCTGGATGCGATGAATCAGGCGCATATCTGGCGGTTTCTGCTCCGGCACGCAGCCGAAAAAAAGATGGGAATGATTTCGATTACCCATAATCTATATTTAGCGGAGCAAGTGGCGGATCGAATTATTGACGTACCTTCCATCAACCGGATTCAGGTGAAGGCAGAGAATTTATAAAGTCTCCTTGCTGTCATCAGCCCGGAATTTCGAGAAGGATTCCTTTTTGCCATGCAGGCACTATGATCGGATAAAATGATCCTAATTCTGCGTTGACGGCAGGCTGGAATAGGAGTATCTTAGATCATGGGCATTAGTACCTTGCGTCACTTAACAGCATGGATTAATGACGTAAGGTACTGGTAAAGGGAGTGTTATCTTGCAAATTGAAACGAAATTCCCCGGCACAGACCGTCTGCAGGGCATTTTGCTGTTATTGGCCACCGCAGTTCTGTGGAGCACCGGCGGATTGGGGATCAAATGGGTCGATTGGAATCCCCTGGCCATTGCCGGCGCCAGAAGCGCCATTTCCGCCATTGTGATCTGGACGGCTTTTCGCGGCTCACCGCTGCGCTGGAATGGGGCGATGGTTTGGGGCGGAGCGGGCTATGCCCTCATGGTTGTGACTTTTGTCGTTGCCAATAAGCTGACCACGGCCGCCAATGCCATTTTATTGCAATACTGCTCTCCGATCTATGTAGCCATCCTGGGCGCAATTTTTTTGCGGGAAAAGCCTCATCTTTATGATTGGCTGACCATCAGTCTGGTGGGCGGCGGCATGGTCCTCTTCTTTCAGGACGAAATGTCGGCGGGCGGCCTGACGGGAAATCTGGCGGGCATTGCCAGCGGCATAGGCATGGCTGTTATGACTGTGGCCATGCGCCGGCAAAAGGATGGTTCGCCTTTCGGTTCCGCTTTGCTGGGCAATATATTGGCTTTTTTGTGCGGCTTGCCCTTTATGTTCAACGATTCTCCCGGGGTGGCCGGCTGGGTGGCTATTGTGGCGATGGGGGCTATCCAGATGGGCCTTTCCTATGTCCTGTATTCTACGGCCATCAAATGGGTTACGGCGCTGGAAGCTACTATCATTACCATGATCGAACCGATTCTTAACCCCCTGTGGGTTTTCCTGCTCCTGGGCGAAGCGCCGGGCTTCTGGTCCCTGGCCGGCGGCGGCGTCATCATGGTCGCCATTACTTTCCGTTACATCATACCGGCGTTAAAATCAGCCGGCAGTGTTGACCAGGCAGGAAAAGCTTAGTTAAACTTGAATCTAATACCCAGCAGGTAATTTACTTGGTGGGTATGTGGTCATGATAAAATTAAAGAATAGTCTGACAATGAAATTTATGCTGGGAACAGCGGCCATCATGACCGTAATGATGACCGTTAATTTACTTTGGAGTCTCAGCCAGTATAAGCGCCAGGCCGAAGCGGAAATGAAGGAAAAGGCAATGGTGATCACGCAGCAGTTAATTGCGACCCGGGCTTTTATCGCCGCTAAACAAGACGCGATTAACTGCGACGCCATTGGAAATTATGAATTTAAACATCTGAACCCGGCGGCGGTAGGCAAAGGTATCGGCGATATATTCAACCAGTATTCGGGGTACAGGCTGAAGCAGA
The sequence above is drawn from the Acetonema longum DSM 6540 genome and encodes:
- a CDS encoding flavodoxin is translated as MKKVTIIYWSGTGNTEMMAQAVKEGAEQGNTVKLLRVEDATQQDVAAADAVAFGCPSMGSEMLEEGYMEPFVASLQDVDFSGKTVALFGSYDWGDGQWMREWADRMKGYGANVIGEGLTIQLTPDADGLQECKALGATLGK
- a CDS encoding STAS domain-containing protein, which translates into the protein MSIWVKADSQQVYINISGDVFTEHIELLQSSLLEHLYYGYRRIVLNMNDVRNFDHNGLAMLRFVRERFAKYGGVIILEDAKGHVGEF
- a CDS encoding metal-sensing transcriptional repressor: MQNHTHAHQKQVTNRLSRIEGHVRSIKQMAAEGRDCPEILLQIAAARKALDNAAKLILKDHLEHCLIHAVNEGKQEKFLKDLQEAIDHYIK
- a CDS encoding response regulator transcription factor, with protein sequence MGKQIKILIVDDNADIRDIVSILLSDMNYTVLKAEDSAAAMKLLLLNPNIDLIILDIMLPDQSGFDVCREMRQKTMAPILFLTAKAHIADKKYGFDCGGDDYLLKPFSSIELSARVQALLRRYAVYQGKSANQANEYIKIRELLVHPTAGEVSVAGIDILLRHIEYQLLVLLAKNRDQVFSVQTIYETIWQEPFMPASSNTVMVHIKNLRQKIEKDPQNPKYIVTVWGKGYKLI
- a CDS encoding sensor histidine kinase, whose translation is MSVLLFLCLQAGAGIWIEKRLRQPQFVKEQLQEEVSRLQAYILEENVSVLDFHKLNKWVASRKITMISMYQNGRLIYDSNASGLGAEPPPGDALYPLHFHDADVMVSITSFLKHRYEDIATYMNLVIFFFVFLLIMLSFVRQKTLYIHRLDHEIKLMQGGNLDFPITVKGNDELGSLARDIDNMRRSLLLQNQRQERLETVNRNFATAISHDVRTPLSALIGYLEIMIQKKNLSDEQRRQYLHTCQEKAWQLKKLTDNMFEYLVTASDDDAAGLNTNIDHSLLEHLIYDGVLLLDFHGFITEFTKPENIHYSISFPIDSLQRIFDNIFSNLIKYADPAKVVSISAFIDHTSLYISFSNTVRAAASQTASTGLGLKTSKSLLAQNGGSLVIAQDEAVYTLTIELPVN
- a CDS encoding ABC transporter substrate-binding protein, coding for MKKILLLSLVLILVFIAGCASPKNPEKIIKDEITISAGVNLVAGGYDPTAGYGVWAPDIFHSHLLQVKANNQLENDLATSYEVSPDGLIYTFKIRTDAKFADGHPLTSDDVVFTFTTAKSKASAADLTMLDSIEALDEHTVVFHLKYPWSTFVFHLSEVGIVPKHAYHSNYGDHPVGSGAWKVVEFAKEQQLILMPNEHYYGIKPKFKKVTILKLDEDAALAAAKSGQLDLVLIESEFAKTDVAGMKLYRMAAMDALTVNLPTIPEMTDAAGKKAGNTVTGDPAIRKALNIGIDRQTIIDNALSGFGQVAYGAAPALPWSNGDTFQDNRVEEAKKLLEAAGWKDADGDGVREKNGLRAEFVITGRSNDQARYNTVVALAEDAKKLGIKIIPKSAPWSECREARNIPTCWVFGQPNPIEFYRYYDSSQIGKAVIGNPASYANPEVDAVVKKALTAKNMEEANRYWQEGQTLAQRDVPYLWIARPDVTYLIREGLQLPSLKKLPTRGQGISIVENMNEWFWE
- a CDS encoding ABC transporter substrate-binding protein produces the protein MNKGWNVFWMIVLVLPMLVSCGRVEPVQNEKEEVTISVGDLALSQKYDPIAGYGVWFPPLFHSSLVKVNHHNQIESDLAEKYEVSSDGLEYTFYLRKGVKFSDGSPLKASDIIFTFRKAQATPSSADTSMIEKTTVIDDNTVVFRLTRPWSMFPYNVSEIGIVPEKSYDENYIKNPIGSGPWKMVHFEREQQLIIEANEHYYGPKPKLKRVTIIKLDEDAALAAAQSGKLDLLWINAEYGKHKVAGMRLAEIPTISGLVFNLPTTPEYTDEKGFVRGNRVTADPAIRKALNIGIDRKRIIENAFNGFGTVATGFSPKLPWANPEALFSDNRREEANQILAEAGWLDADGDGIREKDGIKAEFVITGRSSDLEVYNLAVAAAEDAKQLGIHIIAKSEAKSEALKNAPRIPTGWIIGRYTPLEFYRYYESNQIGAAGYGNPAGYRNPASDEYAAKALRALSQEEANRNWRLAQWDGKNGVLNDYPYWWIAYSSMVFFVRDGLDLGEQGAPHRTQGAMVLSNLHEWEWK
- a CDS encoding ABC transporter permease, whose product is MESNTATVAVSAKWGINHRQKVLLAIAAGLLILTAITLGGILMDPVSYGPNYALKRLAPSGEHLFGTDYLGRDMFFRTVAGLSMSIRIGLLAATVSSVIALVLGSLSAVFGGKVDAVVNWLVDLCMGIPHMILLILISISLGGGAVGVIAGVAVTHWPGLTRVIRAEVMQVRSAHYVQVARKMGKSPWYVAGRHIIPHVFPQYAVGLILLFPHAILHEAGITFLGYGLPLDVPAVGIILSESMKHLATGMWWLAFFPGLALLLVVMLFDLVGDYLKALIDPYSAHE
- a CDS encoding ABC transporter ATP-binding protein translates to MVAGQKTVLLDVQGLSVSFESYHAFLEKRASQVISDLSVQVYAGEILAVVGSSGSGKSLLAHAIMGILPDNARTGGSMAYKGKELNREYREALRGKEIAFIPQSVAYLDPLMRVGGQVRGIVGEKLRDAQEKAFAKYRLDLQAANLYPFQLSGGMARRVLISTAVVTDAELIIADEPTPGLDLAIAVQALQDFREFADQGKGVLLITHDIDLALHVADRISIFHSGTVIETAQREEFSGDGEGLKHPYSRALFRALPQNGFQLPYCPKCGASCAVWEISRTEMRCACGSHD
- a CDS encoding ABC transporter ATP-binding protein, which gives rise to MIEVNHVSFRYETAPWVLKDVSLAIEEGERVALVGPSGYGKSTLAKIIAGYLQPLEGEVLWEGKPLPQYGYCPVQLVYQHPEKALNPRWKMKLSLAESGVSDPRILQELGIQQQWLERWPNELSGGELQRFCVVRALGEKTRFLIADEMSTMLDAMNQAHIWRFLLRHAAEKKMGMISITHNLYLAEQVADRIIDVPSINRIQVKAENL
- a CDS encoding DMT family transporter; this translates as MQIETKFPGTDRLQGILLLLATAVLWSTGGLGIKWVDWNPLAIAGARSAISAIVIWTAFRGSPLRWNGAMVWGGAGYALMVVTFVVANKLTTAANAILLQYCSPIYVAILGAIFLREKPHLYDWLTISLVGGGMVLFFQDEMSAGGLTGNLAGIASGIGMAVMTVAMRRQKDGSPFGSALLGNILAFLCGLPFMFNDSPGVAGWVAIVAMGAIQMGLSYVLYSTAIKWVTALEATIITMIEPILNPLWVFLLLGEAPGFWSLAGGGVIMVAITFRYIIPALKSAGSVDQAGKA